The Filimonas lacunae genomic sequence AAAGCCCATGCCCTTTGCTTTCATCGCCGCCTCCGCAAAATCCTTTGGCTGGGGCAGGTTGCGCTGGTACAGGGCCGTATCGCAGTACACCCGTATTTTATCGCGAAACTTACCACCCAGTAACTGATACACCGGCACGTGCAGCGCCTTGCCCGCCAGATCCCACAGCGCGGTTTCTATGGCAGAAAGTACGGCTACATACATTCCCGCCTGTGCGCCCTGGAAAAAGCCTGATTTGCGGATGTTTTCAAACAGGCGGTATACGTTCAGCGGGTTCTGGTTCTTTAACCGCTGGCCAAAGTTCTTTACCAGGTGATAGGTACCGGGCACGGCATCTACGCCTTCGCCACATCCCCATATATCCTGGTTGGTGTAAATTTTTACAAACAGGCTGCCTTTGATATAACCGCATTTTACATCGGTGATCTTTAAATCGGATGGTGCGGAGTTTTTGGGTGTTTCGCCCACTGCTTTTTCATAGCTGCTGCCAAAGCTGCTGAACGATGCCAGCGGCGCCATAGCGGTGGCCAGCGCGGCTTTGGAAAGAAAAGATCTTCGTGAATGACTGTTGCTCATATGGAAGTTTTTAAATGTAGAAGTATAACGGGTGGTGTTTACCAGGTGCGGTCTTTCAGAAACTGCTGTATGGTAGCTTTCGGCACAGGCAGTTCGCTGATATGGTCGTTGATCCAGCGGGAGAAATCTTTTTCTATCTCCTCTGTCCACCGCGTATCAATTTGCCCGGCGGTGTACTTGCCTTCGCGCAGGCGCTGGTGGCCAAACATATCGCGCAGACGTACTATTTCAGAGGTGGTGCATACCTTCTCAGCCAGGTGCGGTGGTATAAACACCACTACGCCCAGTTTACCCAGCACTACATCACCCGGCATTACGGTTACGGTGCGTATGCGCGTGGGGCGGTTAATAGCCGTGATCATGGTGTTGAGATCGCCGGGGGGATTGTGATACGAGGGGTCGTAACTGGTGTAAAAAGCGGTAAAGCCGGGTATCTCTTTCAGTCCTTCTATATCGCGCAGCGCACCATCGTATACAATGCCGTTGCCACTACGTGCGTAAATGGCATTGCCTACGTTATCGCCAATGGTAGGCCCGTTGCGGTGCGCGCCAAACTGGTCGGCTACATACACATCGCCCTTTACCAGCAGGTCTACCGGCCAGGTGTTCTGCCCGCGTTTGCCCTGTTGTTTGCCCAGGCTGTCTATGGCCTTCCATACATCGGGGCGTGCAGGCATAAAGGTGGCGGTAACAGCACGGCCCACCAACACACTATCCGGCTGCAGCACCTGCCAGCTTTCGGCTACCTGGTAGCCATACCCGGCATTCTTGAGCACCGCCCAGGCTTCTTCCACACTTACCTGCTTC encodes the following:
- a CDS encoding RraA family protein, whose amino-acid sequence is MNRNLLRLTLVAITVSCCQAAAQEVQITRSELVALTPEWKGTRFADGRPRVSDTLLQRMKQVSVEEAWAVLKNAGYGYQVAESWQVLQPDSVLVGRAVTATFMPARPDVWKAIDSLGKQQGKRGQNTWPVDLLVKGDVYVADQFGAHRNGPTIGDNVGNAIYARSGNGIVYDGALRDIEGLKEIPGFTAFYTSYDPSYHNPPGDLNTMITAINRPTRIRTVTVMPGDVVLGKLGVVVFIPPHLAEKVCTTSEIVRLRDMFGHQRLREGKYTAGQIDTRWTEEIEKDFSRWINDHISELPVPKATIQQFLKDRTW